The Magnolia sinica isolate HGM2019 chromosome 9, MsV1, whole genome shotgun sequence sequence CAGGCCAACAAACTTCACAGTCTCCATACCATACATGATCACCTTAGAAAATAGATCCCGAccaaacctcgctctgataccaaattgaagAGTTAAACACGACAAGTAAatgtaattatatttattacaaatacttgTACGCAACAAGGGTATCCTTTACAACACTAACAAACTATCACTCTTGAATGACAACTCTCACACACAAGGAAAAActcttttgaactcttaatactTGAATATCTTGCTTTCACTCTTTATTGTTAATGTTTGTACATAATAAGACTCTTCCCATATTTATAAAGGGTTATGGAAGATTCTAAAATCAACACAACTCTCAAGAGTTCTAGAAGCTTCCAAATATCCTATAATGTTCTATTATATTTCGGAACATTTTAAGAGAATCCGGAAGGTTCTAGCATAATCCGGAACATTCCAAAAGAGTTAAGAAAACTCTATCAAACTCTAGAAGTTTCCGAAAGATTCAAAAGAATTCTAGAATTTTTCGGAAATGTCCGGAAGTTTCCGGAAGACTCCGGAATATTCAAGAGAGGTGGTGATGACATTTAACAGCATTGGCCTGAAACAGCCCGATACGGGCGATACAGCAGCTGATAGCCGAATTAGCCCGATACAGGGTGATAAAGCAGGCCTGGCCTCGCCCAACACAGTATGGccctgatcgtggggcccaccttgatatatctacaccatccatccgttttgtcagatcagtttagagcatgagcccaaaaattaggaagatccaaatctcaagtagaccacaccatgggaaacagtggtaattgaactccaaccattaaaaacttcatagggcccaccgtgatgcccGCAGTAatgttttttccatccaaccttttaataaggtcacacaaacttggatgaagtaatatatatatatatatatatatatatatatatatatatatatatatatatatatatatatatataagcttgatctaaaacttcagtggtccacagtttttaatagtcaatcaccacctttcctttgtgtggtccacctgagatttagatctgcttcatttttgagcccttgccctaaaataagctggaaaaacagatgaaacacatcaaggtgggctccacactcaGGCCCGGACCATGTTGGGTGACGCAGGGGCGCACCTAATCCACACCCAAACAGGGCAATACCTCAGCTGATGGCGTTCGGTATCTGCAGAGTAGGTGAGACATCAATTGTGGAAAGGGATTCTTTGGAATCATGGATCAAAACCATAAATGTTTCTTTTggggtgtttggttgcaccaaatttcaaattttcatgaaatttggtgcaaccaaacaggtTTTAGTCTAGCGCTCAAAGAGTCCATAGATCTTCCTAGTGTGCAAGAGAGTCGATTTGGATGGAGGACTTTTTATCTTCAGCCCTTGAAACgatgaaaatattttcattttaatatGAACTGCCTTCTTATTTCTTAACCATCTTTTGGTGGGCGATTCTTGAAAGTACAGGATCCACAGACATCTTATAgctttgggccccaccaaaaaGTACATTTGATGATGAATATAACTCATAAATCATCATGTACAAAGACCATTCTTTAACCACATGGGCCATTCATTATGGCTACCCGAAGATATTCCCAAAGTACCCTtcatttgaagaagaagaagatgaagggaGGAGGAGAAAACAACAGGGGTAATCAAGACTTTAAAACAATGATAAAATTGTTTTAAAGACTTGACAGTAAAAGAAGAATCATTTTGAGAGGTTTTCCAGTACACATCCTTATTCATTGCGACAGGAATACACTGAGACTTTAGCCTTTGGATCTGGGTTCATCTTTCAATAAGCcagaccgtttatatgatggtccTAGGTCCTCCTCTTCGATTGGGGTAgacagaaataaaaaataaaaataaataactctTTATGTTGTAAAATAACAAACCTTCCATCATTCGACTCTTCCTTTGAATATGAAAGTTTTCTTAATCTTTAAATAATCAAAGGATTAAGATATTCTAATTTGAGGGTTACTTTTGGTATCCCCATTCTTAGTGTGATAAACGGGTTGGGTCATTGAAAAGAACCCCGATGCAACTGCTAATGTCCCAATATATCATATTGCAATACATTCCAACATATTCTAGGAAACATCTCTACATCCATGAAAATGGGGTATAGAGAAGCCATCtaataaaaaatatcaaaaagGTGGTGCATCCCTTCTAGGGATATGATCCACTTGGCAGAACCCAaagatctttttatttatttatttttttatttttttgtgtgttttCTGTTTGCTTCTCTAATTAATCCTACCACAATGAACTAATGCCTGATGAATGGATAAATACAATTTAACAATTCCCTAAGTATGCAAAAATGATTATTTGATCAACATTAAGCAGAAGAGATGGCATTATACAATGTTAATTCACTCTTCTTTCGTCTGATTCTATCAATTTGAGAAGTCACCTGTGGATTTCAGCTAATCAACGTTGTGGAATCCTGGAAGAAGGGAGGTCACAAAGCCGACAACAATCATCTGGATCTCCTTGGCGATTCCCCACCAATTGACGCCATCCCTTCTACCGGGTTCTGGAGGGTTCTCATTCTCGACTGGCTGGTTTGCATTGTCAGGTAGCTGATTCTCATTCTCCACTCCGGGTTGTCCCTCTGCAAAAGATGAATAGGCATGAGAATGGGAAATATTTGGAGTTGAGCTTATTATAAATCAGAAACAAGGCTAATTCTCAGAAAGAAGCAATCCTTCCTTTGACTTAGGAGAGACGGTCCAATGCTCGTGCCAAGATTTTGTGCACTATGCTCAGGTTAACAAAAAAGAGACAGTCCAATGCTCATGCCGAGATTTTGTGCACAATGCTCAGGTTTACAGTTTGTACAAGTGCAACCCATAGTTCATCTAATTTTTCTTCCCACCGTGGATGGCAAGGCACAAAAAATCTTGCAAATGAGACAATACTAACACTTCAATTGCTGGCCAGCAAATAGATGGTTTATAAAGAAAATGTAGCAAAGGTCTACATTCAACCaagaaaaggccaaatatttTGATGGCTATGACCATCCAGTCTGCAGATTTCTTGTGCATGGGCCATCAACAGTGTGCTAATGGTGTGCCAAGAACTAACAGGACATTTGATGAGGAAAAAGGTGGAGGGGAAGGCAAACATTTAGGCATGACAGGAATCACCAGGAAGCTAACCAGTAGGGGCTGAGGCTGGGTCTAAGACTATAAGCCGAGTGAAATCAAAATCCTAAATAGGCCTATGACCATTTCAAAATCTGGGCTCAAACCTCACTGAGACAGgttcattgacagccctactacgGTCATGGGTCTCGTGGGGCTTTACAAGAGGCAGCAGTTAGTAGGTGCTTGTGTGCAAGCAGGTGCAGCAACAAGAAGAACTGTGCATTCAAAATGATATCTTATGAGTCTGCCTACAAGCTAGTTGATCCCAAGCCCAGGTTCATGAGAGGGGATGACGTTAGGTAGGTGCAAAGATGGCTTTACAACTTTTGCCCAGCAATCATGATTGGCAAAACAAGATCCGTGAAGCCAACTCCAAAAACCCAGGACAAGGTTACGATGGACATCAGAAGAAATTCTATACCATGGAACTGTCAAGTTGACATTTTTCAATGAGaataactttctttcttgtcCTTTTTAAAGATTAGAAAGCTTTATTCAGAAGAACCAAGCGAAAGAAAACAGGAACAAAACAGAAACACCAAGACAAAAATCAAAGAAAGCAGCCAATGAACCAGTGGCAAAGAGGCCCAAACAACAGCCCCAGGACCACATTTGTGTACGTGTAGAGTGGTGATCTGCGATAGATCTGCATGTAGCATGTTGTTCTATAGCACATATGTCTgcaggagggagggagggagggagggaggaagggTACCGGGCTGAGCAGCATTCTCATCCTCTGGCCTAACGGCAGGACCATTCTCTGCCCTGGCAGCAGCTTGTGGTTGTGGAGGTGCTCCTGCCCTGTGCATGCCTTGTGAAAGCCATCTAATAAGAGGTGTGAGAGCTCCAGTCTGATACCTATCAAAACCACGATGTCAAAGGAAGAGGAACATAATGATGCATGAAATAAGCTGTCCATTAAACAACAATGCACTAAGATGACTAAGAAAAGGGGCAAAGCTGAATTCATCAGAAGAAAACCATCATAACAAAATCCAAGAAATCCAATCTTCATCATTTaactggattttttttaaaatttttattttttgggttaggCAAGCAAGGTTCAAACCCACGACCTCAATGTTTGAAACACTACCTACCACTGAGGTCCAACCCTCATTTAACTGGAATATTATTAAGggaaatttctcaaaaacaaaAGTATTCACAGATTACCAAAACCGAGCTTAAAAGGAGGAAAATATATGATTGACTGCTTACAGATAAACAAATGAAGCAAAGAACAGAAGAAGGATGAGCCTTTGTCTCGATCCATCTTGGTTGAAGACAAAGACTACAGCTGCAAGCTTTAGAATGAGCAACAAGTCGAGCTGAAACCCAAACTGAAATCTCCTCACAACTACTTGTCTTTGCGGTGCATGCTGTTGCCTTCCTTCTTGCCCATGCTCCTCGCCAACAGCTCCCTCAGCAGGATTTGGCCTTCTGATGGAACACATGTAACAATTGCAAAGGAAACAGCACATAAGTTTCACATTTAATGAAATTATAAGCTTCAAGTCTATTTTTCTATATAAACAACTTCTACACGAATTGTTAAGCAATTGATGTAAGGCTTGAAGAACTGAATTACTTTTATCATtaggcatcatcatcattatccgTGCCTCATCCCAACTATAACGGGAGTCGGCTACACAAATCATGTTTTGCCATTCCACCCTGTCAAGGGTCATTACTTCAATTAGACTAGAGGtgatcaagtcttttcttactacctccacccatgtccctATGGACCTTCCCCATGCACTAAGTCATTCCTCTAACTGAGACAATACtaggtctccgttgcacatgaccaaacgaTCTAAATCTACTTCCCCTGATCTTATTACCTACTAATGCTACTCGTAagctccctcaaatgcattcatttctaattctatcctccccagatctcaacatcctcatttcagctaaacatgactcatcctatgaacatgtcaTTCCACAATTGCATTACTTCTATGctagttaattttattttttttccatttatacaAATTTATCGATTATTTTGAATGTTCTTGAAATCCAGGTCCCATGGCACTCCTGAAAAGACCAGGATTACATCTGGCTATTATCAATCTCTTTTtaaaatatgaaagaaatagcATGGAGCAGTTTCAGAGTGCGACTCCCCTGGAGATCAAAAGCAGTAAAACATGCCCCCACTAGCTCTATGGTCAGATTGTTACTCAACCATTGACTCATCTCATTGctcccaactcggtttcagacaATATTTAGAACCACGTGAAATTCTCACTAAGATTTGGACACCCCGAATACATTTAAGTCGTTTCCCTCAACTCTAAGATCATAGTTAACTAGAAGCTTAGAATTTGGGACATACTTAAACAAATACAATAGCACAGCCCCCTTGGGTCGCAtatgatcgcatatgccatttggCAACAATGTCGTCAACCAAATCTCTTGGAAAAGAAATCCCCATCCTATTTAGATCAAGATAGATGCAAAATTACTGCATCCATTTTATCTAGTATTctacttccttcttcttttttttctttagataGGTCATATTCAACAATTTCATCAATAAAAGAGACTTTCTGCAATATAAACAGGGGCATGATGTAGTCAGGTTATAACTTGTTTCACATcacctcaaaaaaaaaagaaaaaaaagtttcaCATCATAACATGCTGATGATCACAGTTTATAACATCTGGTACTGTGACTGATGAGCAATCCATAGACGTAATTCTAAATCCTTATTTTCATAGGATCACTagacaaataaataaatgaagggTAGACAAAGCCAAATGATTCATCGGTAATAATGGAAGAAAACTTCACAGGATGAAGTCCCAAACGACCGCTTAAGAAAAcctggaagaaaaaaaaacttacgTAGGCACATTGTAGGTTAGGGGGATAAGGGTGTTGGAAGTCAGTCCAGCCATCGGCCCCATGAAAGGAAGAACAGGAACAGCATAAATTCCTCCACCACGATTATTCTGTTCCTGATTTTGCGAAGGGATAAACCCTGGCACGAGCATAGGGTACATGATTGGAAGCATCTGGAGGTCCACATCAGGAAAAGCTGGGAAACCAGAAAACGTGGGTACCTGAAATAACAAGTCCTACCATCTTTTACTGTGTATAGACTTAGGAAAACACAAATGATTTGCGTATCTGtaataaagaaacaaaaatttGCTGATAACTGCCTTATATCTCATTGTCGTTTGGTAACCCGATAAAGGAGGAACACAAATTCGGGAACTTGAAAAGCACTGGCAAGAGAACAGTCAGGCAATCATTTGAACAATATTGCACAGCAAACTCATTTTGGGTTTTCACAGATGGTTTCCACAATTTCATACTGGGAACTCATGCCAGTTTCTAAAAATTCTTACCCACTGGTTCTGGCAAAGCATTGTACATTTCCTCTTGTTCAAAACCCATATCTCCAAAACACAATTCATGAAGTGAAAAACATAAAAGACTACCTTCAGTTGTGCAGGAGAAACAGAAAAATGCAAGGGTAGACAACAGTGTCTGCTACACTACAAGGGTCTGGTAGCAACTATCAAACATCCACCATATGCGTGGAATAAAAAGCACGGATCCAAGGGTAGCAAATGTATCCCCTACATGTAAAGGAGTGCAGCAACCAGTGACCCATCCATAGTACAAGTAGCATACATgtacatcaatccagaccatgCAAATCATGGAGCACAGTCTAGAAGTCCAACTGATCAGGCGAACTACCTCCGGTGGGGCGAAGGGGCAccaaactaagggcctgtttggatgcctgtaacttttctaaaatgtaagtaAGTCACAGGTGACTTTATTACAGTTGGcatttgggggaggaaagtcacatGTGACTTTCTCTCAACCTATAACTAAGTTACAGGAGAAAGAATCGAAAATCTTACAGGCGCTGGAGTCGTTTTTCAAGTCACCTGTAACTAAGTTACaagtaacggttgaaaattttgaaatgaaaatcgttAGGAAGAATCGCACCTGCATCCGTTTCCCTCTCtcaagtctccttctccctctctcagtctACTTCTCCCTCTCCCATCGAGCTTCCGCAAGGTACGaaccccttttctctcttttgcgttttcctttctttcctttctttcctttttttttttttttttttcctttcttcttctgcgTTGCTGGAGGCAGTTTGGTGAGGTGGCGTGGATAACGCagatgatctgtggggcccaccatattgtgtttgttttatccatgccgtccatccattcttttggatcgttttagggcttgattccaaaaacgagggatatctaaatctcaggtggaccacaccaccgaaaacaataatgattaaaaatccaccattaaaaaactactagggcccactgtaatgtttgtttcacatccaagctgttgattaggtcataagaacctggatgaagggaacaaaacaaatatcagtttgatcaaaaacattggtggcccaccaaaagtttttaatggtgggtgttcaatcaacattgtttccagtgatgtggtccacccgaaattttaatgtaccttatttttgggctgatgacttaaaattttctggaataatggatagatggtatggatgaaacaaatacatcatagtgtgccCACATAACACGTCACATAGGCTTCATGACTtctgttgttttttttatttatttggtaTTGATCCGAAGATCTGGGTCTATTGATATTGTTGTaatgaatttctttttcatgttcttcttttctttttctttttaaaaataaggaTCTATTTTTCAGTTTCCATTTGTGGGTTCTTATGTTTTAAGATTGATGTTCTTGTTTCTTTCCACTTCTTGGGTAAGGAATGATAGGATTGCTGTTATTTGTTAtttgttttttactttctttCCCTTAAAGCATTGTAAACATATCTTgtgaagaaaatgaatttttttgCTTGGATATGTTACCTCAAGTTTTTTGCCCACATTACTAACATTTTgaaaacatgggcccacttttatggccctccTGTTGATTAGTTTAGCATAAGAAAAggccaaactattcatttacatgagcttaataaaatggaataatGTTATCTCGATCTTTTTTATGTGTCAATCTAATTTTTCAACAATTCTCTATTTCAACTCTATCTAGTGTGAATATCCGACTTATTACctgtaacaaagttacaggttatccaaacacaaaaacaaagttacctgtaagtaagttacaacttacatccaaacaggattacctgtaacttacttgtacctgtaagtaagttacatgtaactttcttacaacttagaaaagttacaggcatccaaacaggccctaacagtaaccaaaaaacaaaaattgaTGATTAACGTCCATTCAATCCATTTGATTTTCAGCTATGCTCCAATGCACAATTAAACCCACAGCTTGGACCCATCCAagtacatgtggcatgcatgtacTTGTAGTGACCAATCCAAAGTACAGGTAGCATACATGCACATCAATCCATACCATGCAAATGATCCATACTGTGCAAATGAGGTCCCAACTTCAGACGAAACAAGGTCCAGAAGTCACACAATCAGACCCACGACTTAGACCGCCCGGATCAACATAGGTGCATGCTATTTATACCTTTGATGAATTGACACTGCTCCCTTAACATTGTAGCAAACTCACACCATACTCTAGCTCCAAAACCCAAGCTTCCACACAAGAAGGAAGGGACTTCGTGAATGAAATCTCAAAACCACAAATCCAACCCTAATTCATTGAATTCAAAAAACCAAATGATAGAGGGCTATAATCATCAGTTTATAGGAGTGTAGCAGTCCCGCTACCTCAGCGGTTTAGCTATCACTGTATTTCTCTTTATCTATTAATATAAtttgtgatctttcaaaaaaaaaatgctaaacaAAAACCCAAAGCACGGATCTGGTCCCACTAGGGGTTGGGACATGCCGACACGTGTCAGCCACGTGCCTCACACGCATGCCCCCAACATCCTAACCCTGGAAACTGATAATTGGAGAGGCGAAAACGACTATAATAATAACGAAATTTAAACCCGAGAGCAAGAAACAAATAGAGATCAAGTACCTGGGATTGCTTGAGATTCTCATCTGATGATTTGGGAATCGAAGACTGGGGGATTTCAGCTGCTTCCGCCATTGCAGAATTTCGGGATCGAAGTTTCAAAAGCTCACGGCTTGAGAACGAAAGGGCTTGAAACCCCGACTCGCATGACCCGTTTACATTTCGGGATCCCCTCTCCAAGCGACACGTGGCGGGAACAGAATGGCAGACGGACGCGAGTTGCCTTTGCCCCCGCCAACAAGCTATGTGGGCTAACCGTAATGTCTGtgaataatccactccgtccatcagtttcgccaCCTCACGAAGGTTTGAATGGTGGGCGTTTCcatcccactatttccttttgtgtgcccacctgagttttatatctGCCTTTTCTTTGGTTCACGTGTTCATGTGTCATGACCTACCGTGATAGGATAAGACTGATAGACATCATATGACAAAATGACAGCTCATGTCCGGATTttaagatccacaccgtccatcagttgcgTCATCTAACTTTTGGCCTCGATCCAAAAAATCACaatgatccaaaaatcaggtccgCCTCAAACAGTATAAAACCATGCCTAAGACCCCTAAATTCACTCacaggaagcggattaggtgcggccctggtTTTGGGACCCTTGATATACATGtatagtatatccatgccgtccatccgtttttccagatcattctaggACATGagcgaagtagatccaaatctaaggtggaacacaccataggaaacagtggtgattgaatgcccataattaaaaaattctttgacccaccgtaatttttatttaccatccaacatgtttataatgtCATACggaccagatgaaggggaaaaaacaaacatcagcttgatccaaaacttttgtgacccacaagaagtttttaatgatcaattaccatggtttcctgtggtgtggtccacctgagattttgatctgcttcatttctgggtCCATGACctagaatgagctggaaaaacggatggacggggtggaaatacaattcatatatcaaggtggccccatggttAGGGTGAGGCcggagccgcacctaatccgctcccaaagtCATGTGGCTGGGCCGCCTTAGTTTCGTAACAGTAtttttgggacggtgggacccacactcgAATTGATGGTGTGTGTCCAATCACAACTCTTTCCTCCGACTGACTTTTGGGTTCTGATGGACGGGCTGGATCTTATGCACGTTTTCTCCCTCGGTTAGTGGTAGGCACGCCTTGTCTTGCCTACGCCTATAACACGCAACTACTATAATTTCGACCACCATTCTCGTACTTGTAGCATGCTTGCACTCCAATCTACACCGTCTAATTTGTGGACCCACCTTGTAGATGTTGGAAAGATAAAAATTTCCTATGATCAAATGGTCCTAAATAAGTGATTGGCGGCCGTTGAATGATGTTTGAAAAAGGAAACTCGTTAGCGGCCGAATTAGCTGGGCAAAATCAGATAGCTCGCTCATATAGGTCAATACTAACCGTCCAATAGGCGGTCATCAAACTGATGGTTAAGATAGCCCTTAGTCCAAACTCAATGAGCAGAATGATAAGACTGCCCACActggcattttttattttttatttttacccacACACCCACGCCCCAcgcacaccacatgggcactcgatccctGGTCTCATTGTTGAAACAGAGGCGTGTCTgccactgagccatggagccgGACCCCAAACTCAGTGGTCATcatatgaacggtctagatcgatGAACAACTGGGCATTTCAGGGATCTTCCATGCTGAAAGATCACCACTGTACACGTGTCAAAGAATCATGACTTTCAGAAATTCTGATCTTGTGTACCATCAGATGGGTGGGCCATGGCCTAACTGAGCAATCCAAAAACCCAATTGCTACGTTTTGTCCCTTGAATGCAGGCCATCTGCTCCGTTTTTTTCTCTGGACTTTTAAGCTTCTATTTTACAGACTAATCACATGGCTCCCACAACCTCACTGGGAGACCGGTCCCACAAGTCCCTacaaaataagcttattctacaagtgcATCACCTGGGGCCCACAAGTGTTTGTGCAtgggatccaaactgtccaacaaggTTGCCCCACCATCGAAATTTGGGACACCCAAAATTAGACCAATCCAAGGATCATGCAGGCCACCATGTGACTTTGGAGACTTTGGATggttgtttatttcttttatttaccTTGCCCACCATACtttgtatatgacatccaacctgttcatcatgTGAGCCCTACAGTAATGTTAGGATACTACAAAACTACAAGCTATACAATCATTATATgcgccacaccataaaaaataatggaaGACTAAGATGCCACAAAACCATAAGATATACAATCATTAtatgagccacaccatagaaaataatggaagaCTAGGATGCCACATAATAAAACGATATACAATCATTATgtgaaccacactatagaaaataatggaaGACACCGCTGGTCAGGTTGCATGCTATACACCCTAGTGGCCCCACCAGCACTTGCAGACTTGATAGGTTTTTGGGCCATAACCCACCCATACCGATCAAAgcaaaatcaatggtcaggagTGTTGCATATGCTTTTGTGATGTTCCAAATTACAGCTTGTATACCATGCTCTCATTGTCATTGCCAGTGCAAGACATTGCATTACTCCCATCACCCTTTCAATGGCCAACCTAGGATGCCTTGAGCCAAGATTTTGAATtggttaggtgtggcccattgtggctAGGCCAGGTCCTGCCCATTTACAGCCCTGATTAATCATTGGCAAATCGGGATTACCacaaatcctgaccatccaattttACCCAAGTCCACAAAAGTATTGTGATTCTTAGACCCAGTTACGGATTACCAAATcaatgtgaaaaaaaataaaaaataaataaaaagacatTTTGCATATATGCCCATATGCAATAATCCAGCAGCGGTCATTATCTGGGCCATCCAATCAACACACGAAATCAAGCTGTCGAAGCATCTTTGAATTTAAAACATGTGTACATGATCAAACAcgaaaatgcaaaaagaaaaataatctcTAGTCGTGATTCCGCCTCAATTTTAGGACGGGTTGATTTTCATGGAAACTGGCTGTCATTGGGTTGAATCTAGGGTGGCTGCTGATTGAAGCATTTGTAGAATTGTGTGGGCATCCAAACAAGAACATAACAAAAACCAGGCCATTCCCAAAACTGCTCCAATCAG is a genomic window containing:
- the LOC131256647 gene encoding uncharacterized protein LOC131256647 isoform X2 encodes the protein MDGVDYSQTLRLAHIACWRGQRQLASVCHSVPATCRLERGSRNVNGSCESGFQALSFSSRELLKLRSRNSAMAEAAEIPQSSIPKSSDENLKQSQVPTFSGFPAFPDVDLQMLPIMYPMLVPGFIPSQNQEQNNRGGGIYAVPVLPFMGPMAGLTSNTLIPLTYNVPTPNPAEGAVGEEHGQEGRQQHAPQRQVVVRRFQFGFQLDLLLILKLAAVVFVFNQDGSRQRLILLLFFASFVYLYQTGALTPLIRWLSQGMHRAGAPPQPQAAARAENGPAVRPEDENAAQPEGQPGVENENQLPDNANQPVENENPPEPGRRDGVNWWGIAKEIQMIVVGFVTSLLPGFHNVD
- the LOC131256647 gene encoding uncharacterized protein LOC131256647 isoform X1; amino-acid sequence: MDGVDYSQTLRLAHIACWRGQRQLASVCHSVPATCRLERGSRNVNGSCESGFQALSFSSRELLKLRSRNSAMAEAAEIPQSSIPKSSDENLKQSQVPTFSGFPAFPDVDLQMLPIMYPMLVPGFIPSQNQEQNNRGGGIYAVPVLPFMGPMAGLTSNTLIPLTYNVPTRPNPAEGAVGEEHGQEGRQQHAPQRQVVVRRFQFGFQLDLLLILKLAAVVFVFNQDGSRQRLILLLFFASFVYLYQTGALTPLIRWLSQGMHRAGAPPQPQAAARAENGPAVRPEDENAAQPEGQPGVENENQLPDNANQPVENENPPEPGRRDGVNWWGIAKEIQMIVVGFVTSLLPGFHNVD